AAATGAAGCAATAGCTGATATGGCAAGATGCTGCAGCACCTGCCTGTTAGCCCATGCAAAATTTGCTGCACACTTTAAGGCTGATATATAGTTTTCCCCCTCTTCACTTTCGATAGGAGCACAAGCAAGCTGGATGTCTTTAACCTCTATACCATACTTTTTCACTGCTTTTTCAAAGATTTTCAAATAATCACTGCAAATCTGATGTCCAAGCCCTCTTGAGCCGGAGTGAATCATTAAGGTCAGCTTCCCTTTTGACAGCCCCCACCTGTTTGCAATATCCTGATTAAAAATTTCATCAACTTTTCCAATTTCCAAGAAATGATTACCGCTTCCAAGGGTTCCTACCTGATCATACCCTCTTTCTAATGCCCTACCGCTAATCAGCTCAGGATTTGCTCCAGTCAATAGGCCGCCTGACTCAGTAGAATACAAATCTTCCTCACTTGCAAATCCATTTTTATAAGCCCACTTTGAGCCATTTGTCATAACATATTCAAGCTCTTTTTTGCTAAGTTTAAATTTACCCCCCTCACCTACTCCGCAAGGTATCTCTTTAAATAGCTTATTTGCAAGGTTATCAAGCCCTTTAACTTTATCTGCTTCGATATCAAAAACAATCAGCCTTACACCGCAATTTATATCAAAGCCTACACCGCCCGGTGTAACTACGCCACCTTTTACATCAGTTGCCACGACACCGCCAATAGGTAATCCATAACCGTAATGTATATCAGGCATTGCAATAGATGCCTTCACAATACCGGGGAGATAAGCGGCATTTTTTACCTGAGAGAGTGATTCATCTTTTAATATATCTTCAATCATGCTGTCCGAAGCATAAATTCTGCCGGGGACAAACATCTTATCCTCTTTTGGGATTTCAAAGATATATTCAGATACTTTTTTTAACTTTGTCATATTCCTCAAAAACTTTATCTAATGACAAACCTGCCATCATAACAATCTCTTCAAATTCAAAATCTTGCACAGGCTGTATGGACAACCTCATCCCTTTTTTTACCAAAAGCATCTCGCTGAGTTTGTCATTCTCTTTGATAGATGAAAGTGTCACAGGTTTAGGAAAATCCATTAAATATTTTACATCAACAAGAAACCATCTTGGTTTATCTTTACTGCTTTTAGGGTCATAATATTTAGATTTTTCATCAAATTGTGTAAAATCAGGATAAGCTTCACTTACAATCATTCCAAGTCCGACGACAGCAGGTGTGGGACAATTTGAATGATAAAATAGGACGATATCGCCAATTTCCATATCATTTTTCATAAAGTTTCTTGCCTGATAATTTCTTACACCATCCCAAGGCGTAGTCTGATTAACAGCATTTTTTAAATCCTCAAAAGAGAAAGAATTAGGCTCAGACTTCATTAACCAATATTTCATAGGTGAGAAATATAATATTAATTTCAATTAAATCAATTAAAATTTAACTAAACAAGCAGATGCTTATATTTTAGACTTAACCATAGCTATCTCTTCGATAAAATCAGCGATAACTTTTATATCACTACTTTTTGCTATTAAAAATTGAATACCGCATCTGTTTTGCATGCGCCACATAACCTCACCGATAATTGGAGAAATTTTAGAAAGCCTGAAAACAGTTACATTATTTTTATCATCAGGCTGTCTGACATATATATCATTTTCAAAGGCTATTTCTATGTTATCATGCACATCAGGCATAATATCTTCAAAATTTCCTTCAAATTCAAGGCAACAACCTTTTGTACTGATGTTGACTATTTTCGCAGAATGATAATCTTCCCAATCCCCATCGATACCTATATCGGAAATCATCAATACTTTAGCCTTCAGCATAATATTTACACGAGGCTGAGTCCTCTTTTCAAAAATACTTTCCCTTTCTATTATTGGTTGATATTTAACCCTTTTATGGTTTTTGTAACCAGGATTGTATCTACATTTGATATTTTCACATTTTGTGCACTGCAGTATAAAATTTGTCTCTTTTTTTAAGTCAATGTGAGTTACCCTGTAAAATCTCTCAGCAGTAACATAAAGCAGCTCAGAATTACCTGTCCTTTTCTCTTCCAGCCAAAAGCCATAAAGCGTCTTGCCTGCAGGTAAAACGTATACACTGCAACCAAACGTGTTATAGTCTCCTAAATTCATACCTAAAAAGTTATTACCTGATAGCCATTTTTAATAAGGTTAGAAATATAGTCGCCCACATAAATAACATTGGCACCTTTTTTCTCAAGCTTATCCGTTATACCAAACTCATTTGATACGAATTTGCAATAAGCGGTGTTTTCTTTGTCATCAATAAGACTAAAAAGCTCATCATCCTCAAGAAGTAGCTTTTCACTATCTCCAAATACTACAAACTTTACATCATCAAGCCAACCGTGTTTTTTTGCATTAAGCCCATAAATTATCCCCGGCTTTAATTTCTCTTTTTCGCCTGAAGCCAGCCAAATCAATACTTTTGACATTTTTACCCCCTTTTAAAACATTGCTCGGACAAAATCTTTAAAAATTCCAATTTTGATAAATCAACGGTGTTTTCAAATGCTGAATCTATAATAAAAGTGTTATCAAAAAGATAGTATGAAGCATTGTCCATAAAAGTAAGCAAAGTCTTTACTTCATTATTTTCCAAATCAACATAATTAGAGCCAAACTTTACCTGTTTGCAAAATACATTTACAAAACGCATAAGGCTCTCTTTTTTAACAAGCTTTTTAAAAATTTCTTCATCATAATCAAACTTAGCCACATACTCCAGAGCAATAAAAAGAGAAGAGGCGAAAACAAAAGCACTTATAAATATTTTTTCATCTTCTTCCACTTCCTGAAAATATGAAAATAACCCGAGCATCATCCCTATAAATTTATATTTAACCAAATCGCTGTATTTTGAATCACAATCACATATAGGACAATTTAAAAAAACAAGGGAAGCAAGCACAAATGCCCTGACCTCTAAAGAGTCTTCGACAGAATTTAACTTGTATGCATTGTTAACATCACAAAGCAATTCATTAATCTTACTCTTTATATCTGAACCGATATAGTCTGTCTCCCCATCAACGCCCAAAGAAATTAAATCTCTAAAAGGTTTACATTTTAGATTGATACATTGACTGACTTTCACAAATTGTAAAAAACGATTATTTTCAGATACATGCTGAAAATATTTTGTAAGTCTTTTCTTTATGTTTTCAAAATCATCTTTTACTACAAAATCGCTTGCACCGGATTTTAGGCAATCAAGAACAATATCTTTTTCAGACATCCCTGTTAACATCACTACAGGAAGCTCTGAATAGTAACGCTGACTTTTTAAATCCTTTAAAAATGCCACTCCGCTTTTCCCAGGCATCTTTACATCCAAAAGGATAAGATCGACTACTTCATTCTCCAATAACTCTTCTGCGTCAGATGCATTTTCCGCCTCGAAGAAAAGCACATCAGCGACATCATTAAAGACATCCAAAAGCTGCGCTCTAACAAATTCGGAATCATCTATAATTAAAATCCTCTTCATATGCTCTCCGCAAAATAATAAAAATGTTTAATTTTTATACTGTTTATGCTAATATATTATATGGAATATATTTTTTTGACAACAGAAATTCATACCTTTTGTATAGATTTATTAAAAGTTGAATCTGTTATTGAGGAAAATAGTCTAAAAAAATTCCCCATGCTAGAAAAACCGCTAATTTCTTTTTATTACCACAATAACTTAATCGCTCCCGTTTATGAC
This DNA window, taken from Deferrivibrio essentukiensis, encodes the following:
- a CDS encoding EVE domain-containing protein, coding for MKYWLMKSEPNSFSFEDLKNAVNQTTPWDGVRNYQARNFMKNDMEIGDIVLFYHSNCPTPAVVGLGMIVSEAYPDFTQFDEKSKYYDPKSSKDKPRWFLVDVKYLMDFPKPVTLSSIKENDKLSEMLLVKKGMRLSIQPVQDFEFEEIVMMAGLSLDKVFEEYDKVKKSI
- a CDS encoding PilZ domain-containing protein, which translates into the protein MNLGDYNTFGCSVYVLPAGKTLYGFWLEEKRTGNSELLYVTAERFYRVTHIDLKKETNFILQCTKCENIKCRYNPGYKNHKRVKYQPIIERESIFEKRTQPRVNIMLKAKVLMISDIGIDGDWEDYHSAKIVNISTKGCCLEFEGNFEDIMPDVHDNIEIAFENDIYVRQPDDKNNVTVFRLSKISPIIGEVMWRMQNRCGIQFLIAKSSDIKVIADFIEEIAMVKSKI
- a CDS encoding RtcB family protein, translated to MTKLKKVSEYIFEIPKEDKMFVPGRIYASDSMIEDILKDESLSQVKNAAYLPGIVKASIAMPDIHYGYGLPIGGVVATDVKGGVVTPGGVGFDINCGVRLIVFDIEADKVKGLDNLANKLFKEIPCGVGEGGKFKLSKKELEYVMTNGSKWAYKNGFASEEDLYSTESGGLLTGANPELISGRALERGYDQVGTLGSGNHFLEIGKVDEIFNQDIANRWGLSKGKLTLMIHSGSRGLGHQICSDYLKIFEKAVKKYGIEVKDIQLACAPIESEEGENYISALKCAANFAWANRQVLQHLAISAIASFLGLSDEKLKPRLIYDVAHNIVKFEKYKIDKKEKLLLVHRKGATRALFKGDDELPEKYKDTGQPVIIPGDMGRYSFVLCGGENAADLSFNSACHGAGRVLSRNAAIKRASNRNIAKELLDVGVYAKGRGKKSLMEEMPDAYKDVLEVVDVVDKLNIANKIAKLKPLCVIKG
- a CDS encoding response regulator — encoded protein: MKRILIIDDSEFVRAQLLDVFNDVADVLFFEAENASDAEELLENEVVDLILLDVKMPGKSGVAFLKDLKSQRYYSELPVVMLTGMSEKDIVLDCLKSGASDFVVKDDFENIKKRLTKYFQHVSENNRFLQFVKVSQCINLKCKPFRDLISLGVDGETDYIGSDIKSKINELLCDVNNAYKLNSVEDSLEVRAFVLASLVFLNCPICDCDSKYSDLVKYKFIGMMLGLFSYFQEVEEDEKIFISAFVFASSLFIALEYVAKFDYDEEIFKKLVKKESLMRFVNVFCKQVKFGSNYVDLENNEVKTLLTFMDNASYYLFDNTFIIDSAFENTVDLSKLEFLKILSEQCFKRG